ATCAGTGCGCGGCGGTCCGACTGCGCTCCGACGACGCACGATCCACGGCGGGTTCGGCGCGGCGCGTGCGCAGCAGGAGCAGGTACGCGATCGCGGTCACGACGAATCCGACGAGCCACGCGATGTCGATGTACTGCAGGGGCGCGGCGAGCGGGCCGGTGAACAGCGGGGTCACCATGAACGGCACCTGGGCCGCGAGTCCGATCGCGTAGCTGCCGAGCCCGACCGCATTCCAGCGCCCGTACTTCCCGTTCGGCGCGAACAGCGCCTCGATGTCGTAGTCGCCCTTCCGCACGATGAAGTAGTCCGCGAGATTGATCGCCGACCACGGGATCAGCACGTACAGGAGCAGCGTCAAGAAGCTCTCGAACATGGTCATGAAATCGCCCTGGCCGAGCAGCGCGATCAGCGTGGCCGCCGCACCGCAGACGATGGTCGTCCACACCCGGGTGCGGCTCGTGATCACCATGCCGCGCACTCCCGACTGCATCGCGGTCAGCGCATTCATCACCGCGGAGTAGAGCTCCACGCCGTTGATGAGCGCGGACGTCACCGCGAAGACGATCAGCACCAGCAGGCCGACGGTGCCCAGGTGCTCGCCGAGCGCGGCGAGCGGGTTCTCCGGGTTCGCGGCACCCAGCAGCACGCCGAGGGTCATGACGAAGACCGAGCTGACGACCAGCCCCAGGTAAGTCGTCCAGAACGCCGCCTTCGGACCGGTGTCCTT
Above is a genomic segment from Leucobacter rhizosphaerae containing:
- a CDS encoding purine-cytosine permease family protein, which codes for MTQEPPVVTKTFVRFEQQHILPIPETERTGTNWSLFAIWFGLNLMPLTVVTGAVASGSYGLPIGWSIVAILAGNVIGAFGSALHASQGPHLGIPQMLQARAQFGYLGASLFALIAFVMFMGFFASILLVAKDSLLAVFPDLNASLAIIVFAAVGTILCVFGYDMLRKMMVHISILIAIAVLLSMVMLWTRPEVTSQRAEAAFTFEGFFAMLAIGIVWQLAYAPYVSDYSRYLPKDTGPKAAFWTTYLGLVVSSVFVMTLGVLLGAANPENPLAALGEHLGTVGLLVLIVFAVTSALINGVELYSAVMNALTAMQSGVRGMVITSRTRVWTTIVCGAAATLIALLGQGDFMTMFESFLTLLLYVLIPWSAINLADYFIVRKGDYDIEALFAPNGKYGRWNAVGLGSYAIGLAAQVPFMVTPLFTGPLAAPLQYIDIAWLVGFVVTAIAYLLLLRTRRAEPAVDRASSERSRTAAH